The DNA segment CGCTGACGCTCTCGGTCGAGTGACCGCGGCGTTTTTTCGATTCCGACCCGGAGTACTCCGTATGTCCGACGACGAGCCAGCCGAAAACATCAGCGGCGGCGACGCGGGCGGCGGACAGGCCACGGTCTTCGAGACCGGGCAACCGGCGACCCGTGCCGAAGCCGTCGTCAATCGACTCGGGGAGTTGTACTGGCAGAAGACCTACGGCGGCCGGGACGCCTTCGAGTCGCTGGTCCGGACGATCCTCAGCCAGAACACCTCCGATACGGCCAGCCAGCCCGCCCACGACAGTCTGATGGAGCGGTACGGGTCTGGAGATCTGGTGGCGAGCCTGGCCGAGGCCGACCAGCAACGCCTCGCCGAGACGATCTCCTCGGCGGGGCTGTACAACCAGAAGTCCGAGCGGATCGTCACGATCGCCGGGCGAATCCGGGAGCAGTACGGGAGCGAAGCGGCCTTCGACGAGTTCGTCCGCGAGGGCGACGCCGACGAGGTTCGCGATTCCCTGCTCGCGTACAACGGCGTCGGCCCCAAGACGGCGGATTGTGTCTTGCTGTTCTCGGGCGGGCAGGACGGCGTCTTTCCCGTCGATACCCACGTCCATCGGATCGCTCGCCGGATCGGACTGGCGCCGCCTGACGCCGACCACGAGACGGTCCGGGAACACCTGGAACGGGACGTGCCCGGCGAGAAATGTGGCTTCGGGCATACGGCGATGATCCAGTTTGGCCGGGAGTACTGCAGCGCACGCAAACCGGCGTGTCTGGACGACCCCGAGGCCTGCCCGATGGCCGATCTCTGCGATCAGGTCGGGGTCGACACGGTGGGCGAGGTCGTCGACCCGAGCGAAGCGGCAGACTGAGAGGGGGAGGTATGGTGGCGGTCGCATTTCGGGCCGGAAACGGTGAAAGTGGATTTTTATACACGCCGTCGTCTACACCCGACTACGATGCGCGTAGACAGACGGTCGATTCTCGTCGGGTTCGCTGGTGCCGGTGCCGTCCTCGCGTTGTTGCTGTGGGTGATCGGTATCGACGGAGTCGTTTCCCATCTGAGCGAAGCGCGGCTCCCGGTCGTCGCGGTCCTATTCGGCCTCGTTCCGGTCTGGCTCACCGCCTGGGGGCTCTGTCTCCACACCGTCCTGCGTGCCCTCGGAACGCCAATGTCCCGAGTGCGTTCGGTCGTCGTGTTCGTCGCCGCGACCTTCGCCAACCAGGTCACGCCGTTCGGACAGGCGGGCGGCGAGCCGATCAGCGCGCTGTTGATCTCCGAGGCTGCCGGCACCGAGTATGAGAACGGGCTGGCGGCCATCGCGAGCGTCGATACGCTGCACTTTTTCCCGTCAATCGGTCTGGCAGTCGTCGGGTTCGGCCTGTTCGCGCTGCGCGGGTTCGAGTTCGGTCGGAGCGTGCTCGTGGCCGGCGCCGCCGTCGCGGTACTCGTCGCCGGGGTCGCCAGCGCGCTGGCGCTCGGCTGGCGGTTCCGAGACTGGATCGAATCGATGGCCATTTCGCTTCTCACACCGGTCGCCCGGCGGGCGGGCCGTATACTGCCCCGAGTCAGCCCGCCGAGTCGGGACGGAATCAGCGAGCGCGTGGACGGCTTTTTCGTCTCGATCGAACGCGTCGGCCGCAACCGGCGGCTGCTGGTGCTGGCCACGACGTTCTCGTTGGCGGGCTGGTTCACGCTGGCAGTCTGTCTCTGGGTTGCGCTCGCCGCGATCGGGTTCGTCGTCCCCTTCCCGGCGATGCTGGTCGTACTGCCCGTGGCGAGCATCGCGGGCGTCTTTCCGGTCCCGGGTGGTCTCGGCGGCGTCGAGGCGGCGTTCGTCGTCATGATCGTCTCCACCACCAGCGTCGCGACGACCGCCGCGACGGCGGCCGTCGTCATCTATCGGGGGGCGACCTACTGGCTTCCGATGCTGGTCGGTGGCGGTATCGCTGCCGTGCTCGTCGACGGTCGTCGTCGTGCTCCGAGCAGCGGACAGTGAGCAACTTTTTTTGCGTTCCTTCGGGACCGTTGACGTATGCCCTCCCTGAGTCGAGTCGTTCGTGGGTCCGTCGGCATCGCCCTCGTCGGGCTCGTCGTCTTCCCGGTGTTGGTGAGCGACGTCGCACGATTCGACACGTCCGTCTCGCCCCCTACTCTGCTTGAAACGCATGTGTTGCTCGGGGCTGCGCTCGCCGTCTTCGCAGGCTCGCTGCTGTTGTATCTGGTCTCGCTGCTCGGCGAGGATCCAAATGCGGTTGTCTACTCCGGTCGATCCGTCGAAGCGCTGGTACCCGTCTACGACGAACCCGACGTCCTGCATCGGTCCGTCGAGCGGCTGCTGGCCTCGTCGTACGAGAATCTGACCGTCACGGTGGTCTGTGAACCCGGCGACCGCCCCTCGATCGAACGGGCTGCCGAACTGACAGCGGATCACGACTGTGCCCGATACATCGTCAACGGGCGTCCCGGATCGAAAGCAGGAGCACTCAACTACGCTATCGAACGCAGCGATGCCGATGTCGTCGCGCTGTTCGACGCCGATCAGGAACCCCATCCGGATCTCATCGCTCACGGAATGGCCGCACTCAAAGATCACGAGGTCGCTCGCGTCCGCAGTCTTCCGCGATCGGACGGTCTCTTGGAATCGATCGTCTACTACGAGTATCTGTTGCTCTTTTTCCTGCCGCAGAAACTGGTTCGGACTCTGCTTGGGCTGGGGTTCGTCGGCACCCGGAGCGTGTTGATCGAGCGATCGGTGTTCGAGACGGTCGGTCTGTTCGACGAAGACGCGCTGACCGAGGATATGGACTTCACCCATCGGTGTCATCAGGCGAGTCTCTCGATCCGTGAGCTGTCCTATTACCCCTGTTTCGAGGAGTCAGCACACACGCTTCGGGACTGGTGGGGCCAGCGCGTCCGCTGGATGACTGGGCACGTCTCCGTCTGTCACGGCCACCTCCGGAGGTGGCGAAACGCGCTCGATACCGAGTTCGCAGGTTCGATGCTGACGCTGGTTGGCACGTTCACAGCCGGAGTCGGCCTGACAATGACGATCCCGATGCTCGTCGTGGCGGCCGCCGCCAACCCCGCTCTCATCACCGCGGAGGTGGGCGGGATGTACGCTGTTATGCTCGCGACCCGGGTGGTCGACAACCGCGTCGCGGACCTTGACGGGCTCGATCTCGGATGGCTACTTATGCCCATCGTACTGACGGCGTTCGGATTCGTTATCGTCCGGGCCGTCGTCGGCTACGCCGTCGGCGAAGGCGTGAGATGGTATCAGGTCGACAAGCACAGCTGAGTCGGTCGGGGCACCCAGTTCACAGCCGGGCCGGACGACGCGTCCCCCCACTCGACCGGAATCCGCCGTTCCCGCGTTTCCGCGCGATCGAGCAGCCGTTCGATCCGCTCGTCCATCGAAGGGGCGCGTCGGAAGGAGACGCGTCAGGACCCCGTCTTTGTCGCCCTGAACGTACAGCGCCGCAAGCAGCCCGCGTTCGGCGCCCCCAGAGGGGCGACAGCGACACGCGGATGATCGATCCCCAGCGACGAGCGGAGCCGGCCGGCTCATACGCGTATCAACGGACGGACAGCGTTCACTTTTCGCGACTCCCGGCTACCTCGACAACGGGGTCGCCCGACGCCAGCGTTCGACCTCGCGTGCCAGTTCCCGTCGTTTCAGGAGGGCGAAGCCGCCGAATATCAGCAGGAAGCCGACGCCGGTCGCGGCGTCGATGACTTCCCCGAGAAACGCGAATCCGACGACCGCCGCCACGACGGGGGCAAGGTAGGAGACGAGGTTGATCTCGACGGGGCCGAGCTTTTCGAGCAGATCGAAATAGACGAGAAAGCCGACAGCGCTGGCGACGATCGAGAGATAGCCCAGGGCGACGACTGCCCGCGGCGTCCAGTCGATCGCCGCGATGGACTCGCCGGGCAGCGCCAGCGCAAGCAGGTGCATCAGGAGGGCCCCGCCGACCATCGACCACGCCTCGAGGGTCTCGATGGGGAGTCCGGCGTCGAGCCAGCGAGTGAGGACACTCCCGAACGCGAACGACAGCGCGGCGCCGAAGATCAGCCCCACGGAAACCGTATCACGGGTGAACAGGTTCGCCGGATCGGGGCGGACGAGTACGATCACACCAGCCAGCCCGAGCAGGAGTCCCGCGATGCCGACCGTCGTCAGCCGTTGTTCGGGCAGCAGCAAGCGAGCGAATCCGGTCGTGAGGACGGGCGAGAGGCTCACCACGACGGCGGCCGCGGCACTGGTCGTGCCCTGTTCGCCGACGAACAACAGGGCATGATAGCCCGCGATCAGAAAGACCGATCCGACCGCGACGGCGGCCAGCTCGCGACGCCCCGTCGGATACCATCGGTCGACAGCCACGGCCGCGTAGCCGAGGACGAGCACGCCCGCGACGTCGTATCGGATCGCAGCGAACAGCACGGGCGGGATGTCAGCCAGCCCGGCCTTGATCGCGACGAAGGCGCTGCCCCAGAAGACGGCCAGCGCGACGAACAAAAGGACGTTCCGGTAGCGCACGTCTAGACCGAGACACCCCGTTCGCTGAGCGTTCGGAGCACGTCCTCGCGGGAGATGATCCCGACAAGCTGGTCGTCCTCGACGACCGGCAGTCGGTTGATGTCCCGGTCGGGATCGGCCAGGTGATCGATGACAGATTCGACGCTGTCCTCCGGCGAGACAGTCACGACATCGGTTATCATCACGTCGCGGATCGGTTTGCCGGCGTTTTTGACGAGGTCGACGCCGACGTCGAGGTCGCTCCAGGAGAGATCAACGCTGTAGGTCAGCGTCTCGACGAACGGCGGGAAACCGACCGGGATCCACAGCCGTCGGTTCGACGGCTGGAAGAGATCGACCAGATCCGTTTCCGTGACGATACCGACGACCGCCCCGTCTTCGACGACCGGAAAGCCGCTGAAGTCCGCTTTCGCGAGGCGAGTCAGTACGTCGCTCACGTCGTCGTCGGGCGTGACCGTTTCGACCGGACTGGTCATGATCTCGCGGGCAGTGACCATACGCGGGACAACGGCCGGCCGGGCCGTATGCGTTCCGGTGATGCCTGTCCGACCCGGTGATGATCGACGTACCGTCGCCGTGTCGGAGCCACAGTTTTACGTAACTGGACCACGAACTGCTGATATGGCCGCATACGGCCGGCCGTCACTTCGAGATCTGTTCGACGAGTCGCCGACGCCGCACATCGCGCATCCGCCCCGGACCCATCACCGTGATTTCTACGTCGCCACCGACGGGTCCCTTCGGGACGACGGGGGCGGACTCGGCGTCGTCATCGAGACGCGCGACGGCGAGCGCGTCGACCGACTCTCGCTTGACCACACTGTCTCTGACAACAACGTCGCGGAATATCGGGCGTTGCACCTCGGACTGGACGTGCTCGCCGATCGCACGCCGTCCGACGCTCGCGTTGGTGTGCTCGTCGATCACGACCAGCTGGCCAGCAACGTCAACGCCGCGGTGCTGGACGCCTGTCGATCGACAGCCCCGTCACCCCATCAGCTCGTGATCCCGCCGGCGACGACTCACCACTGGCGTGGCATCCGTGCTCGGATCAACGGGTTCGACGAGATCCGCGCGGCACGGATCGCGAGCGCTGACAACCCCGCCCACCCGCTCGCAAACGCACCCGGGGAATACGGACACGTCAACGACGGCCCAGACCGATGCATCCGACCTGACCCGATCTCCTCGTCCGATCGGCCGATCCCGCCGCCGTCGCGTTCGGATCGCGGTGCGAGCGACTGATCGTTCGGGACACGGGCCAATCCGGCGAATCGACGTGGCCGATGGCTCCCGTCGTACGGCAGACCGAGTTCTGATCGGTTCAAAACGCGCGAAAAAGCGTTAGACGGGGCCGACCGATCAGTTCCCGGTCGAATCGCTATCGGATCCGTCGCCCGTCTCGTTGAACTCCTCCGAGCCGGGCATCTCGGCGTCCATCTCGTCGATGACTTCGTCGGGATCTTTGATCTCGGTGTCGTCGGCGCCCTGTTTGACCGCCTGGGCCTGTTCTTCCATCTCCTCGACGTCGACCTCGGCCTCCTGGTCGATCTGTCCGAGGATCTCCTCGATGTCGTCCAGCCCGAGCATCTCGCGGGTCGCCTTGTCGAACTCCATTCCTTCGAGTTCGTGACCGTCTGTTTTGGTGTCGCTACCCGTGAGATGTTTGCCGTAGCGGCCGACAAGCGAGGTGAGTTCCTGGGGCAGGACGAACTTCGTCGACTCGCCCTTGCCGATCTCCTCCAGAGTCTCCATCCCGCGCTCGATGACGGCACGTTCACCCATCGATTCGGCGGATTTCGCCCGCAGCACCGTCGAGATAGCGTCACCCTGGGCTTCGAGGATCTGACTCTGCTTTTCACCCTGCGCGCGGATGATGTTGGACTGCTTTTCACCCTGGGCCTGCTCGACGGCGGAGCGCCGTTCACCCTGGGCTTCGAGAATCATCGCACGGCGGCGACGTTCCGCGGAGGTCTGCTGTTCCATGGCCTGCTGGACGTCCTTGCTCGGGTTGACTTCCCGAACCTCGACGCTCTCGACGCGGATCCCCCACTCGTCGGTGGGTTCGTCCAGCTCTTTGCGGATCTTCGCGTTGATCTCCTGTCGTTTGTTGAGCGTATCGTCCAGTTCCATGTCGCCCAGCACCGCCCGCAACGTCGTCTGGGCGAGATTCGAGACTGCACGCTTGTAGTCGTCGACCTGCAGGTACGCTTTCTTCGCGTCCATGACCTTGATGTAGACGACCGCGTCGGCGGTCACCGGCGAGTTGTCGCGGGTGATCGCCTCCTGGCGCGGCACGTCCAGGGTCTGGGTCCGCATATCGAACGTGTGTGTATTCGAGACGAACGGCGGGACGAACGCGATGCCCGGCTCCAGGAGCTTCCGGTACTCCCCCAAGACGGTCAGCGCTTTCTTCTCAGTAGCATCCGTGATGACGACCATCTGCCAGACGACGGCGACAGCGACGGCCAAAATGATGAGGCCGACAAGTGCCAGACCGCCCCCCAACAACTGTAGCGGGACCAGTGCAAACATGCGTCCGGGCCTTCGGCCGACCAGGTAAAAAGTGTTCGGTGACCATCACACTCGACCGCTATCGACCGATTGCCTGCGACAGCGATCGGTTACGCTACTTCGGGGTCCGGTTCGCGGTCGCCGTCGTCACGTTCCCGGGCGAGTTCGCGGTCGATCTCGTCTTCCTCCAGATCCTCGAAGTTCTCGACGGTCAGGACGTTGCCGCCGCCGGGATCGACAACGATGATTTCGGTCCCCTCTTCGATCTCACCGCTGAGCGCGCGAGCCTGATAGTTGGGGTTGAACCCACCCTCGTCGAGCTTGACCTCGCCGCTGGTCTCGGTGACGCGTGCGGTGACGCGACCGGTCTTCCCCTGCAGCGAGTCCGAGTCGCTCGTCCGTGCCGTCCCTTTCCCCCCGTAGATATCGAACTCCCGATAGCCGTAGAGAGCTGCTCCACCGATGAGCATAACCGTCACAGCCAGCACGAACATCGTCGCGATCGCACCGAGCGAGCCGGGCAACGCCAGGCCGACCAGCCCGGCGCCGAGCAGCGCGATCCCGAGAACGATGAAATGCGCCCCGGGGACGAACGCCTCGGCGATGACGAGTCCGGCACCAGCCAGTAACAGGAGCGTCGACAGGCCGAAACCGAGCCACTCAACCATATAGATCCGTTCGGCTTCCGACTGGATAATCCTTCGGTCCCTACGGTCCCGCACCGGCCAGGTAGAACTGCAGGAAAAACGCGAGCGCCAGCAGGACGCCGACGATCAAAAACAGGACGTTCTCGAACGCCGGCGACCCGGTCTCGATGACCTCGCTGTCGCTGGTCGGGGAGCCGAAGACGTTGCCCTCGACCGCGCTCTGATCGTCGTCCAGGTCAGAGAGAGAAAACCGCCACTCGCCGGAGGTGTCGCCGTCGTCCACAACATCGCCGCCGTTGCCCTCGCTCTCGTCCATATCGTCGGCACCGAACTCCCAATCAGACTCGTCGTCAGCCATACGGGAACCAACGAGTTCAGTACCAAAAGGACTGGCGCTGCTGGGAGTGTGCGCTACTGGATGCGCATGCCAACCGGCGCGTCGTCGTGCGTCGTCAGCAGGTCGGCCTCGTCGCCGGCGGCCAGAATCATCCCGTTCGATTCGAACCCGAACAGCTCGGCTTGCTCCATGTTCGCCAGCAGGATTATTTTCGTGCCGGGCAGCTCCTTGA comes from the Halapricum desulfuricans genome and includes:
- a CDS encoding endonuclease III domain-containing protein, giving the protein MSDDEPAENISGGDAGGGQATVFETGQPATRAEAVVNRLGELYWQKTYGGRDAFESLVRTILSQNTSDTASQPAHDSLMERYGSGDLVASLAEADQQRLAETISSAGLYNQKSERIVTIAGRIREQYGSEAAFDEFVREGDADEVRDSLLAYNGVGPKTADCVLLFSGGQDGVFPVDTHVHRIARRIGLAPPDADHETVREHLERDVPGEKCGFGHTAMIQFGREYCSARKPACLDDPEACPMADLCDQVGVDTVGEVVDPSEAAD
- a CDS encoding lysylphosphatidylglycerol synthase transmembrane domain-containing protein; translated protein: MRVDRRSILVGFAGAGAVLALLLWVIGIDGVVSHLSEARLPVVAVLFGLVPVWLTAWGLCLHTVLRALGTPMSRVRSVVVFVAATFANQVTPFGQAGGEPISALLISEAAGTEYENGLAAIASVDTLHFFPSIGLAVVGFGLFALRGFEFGRSVLVAGAAVAVLVAGVASALALGWRFRDWIESMAISLLTPVARRAGRILPRVSPPSRDGISERVDGFFVSIERVGRNRRLLVLATTFSLAGWFTLAVCLWVALAAIGFVVPFPAMLVVLPVASIAGVFPVPGGLGGVEAAFVVMIVSTTSVATTAATAAVVIYRGATYWLPMLVGGGIAAVLVDGRRRAPSSGQ
- a CDS encoding glycosyltransferase yields the protein MPSLSRVVRGSVGIALVGLVVFPVLVSDVARFDTSVSPPTLLETHVLLGAALAVFAGSLLLYLVSLLGEDPNAVVYSGRSVEALVPVYDEPDVLHRSVERLLASSYENLTVTVVCEPGDRPSIERAAELTADHDCARYIVNGRPGSKAGALNYAIERSDADVVALFDADQEPHPDLIAHGMAALKDHEVARVRSLPRSDGLLESIVYYEYLLLFFLPQKLVRTLLGLGFVGTRSVLIERSVFETVGLFDEDALTEDMDFTHRCHQASLSIRELSYYPCFEESAHTLRDWWGQRVRWMTGHVSVCHGHLRRWRNALDTEFAGSMLTLVGTFTAGVGLTMTIPMLVVAAAANPALITAEVGGMYAVMLATRVVDNRVADLDGLDLGWLLMPIVLTAFGFVIVRAVVGYAVGEGVRWYQVDKHS
- a CDS encoding DMT family transporter: MRYRNVLLFVALAVFWGSAFVAIKAGLADIPPVLFAAIRYDVAGVLVLGYAAVAVDRWYPTGRRELAAVAVGSVFLIAGYHALLFVGEQGTTSAAAAVVVSLSPVLTTGFARLLLPEQRLTTVGIAGLLLGLAGVIVLVRPDPANLFTRDTVSVGLIFGAALSFAFGSVLTRWLDAGLPIETLEAWSMVGGALLMHLLALALPGESIAAIDWTPRAVVALGYLSIVASAVGFLVYFDLLEKLGPVEINLVSYLAPVVAAVVGFAFLGEVIDAATGVGFLLIFGGFALLKRRELAREVERWRRATPLSR
- a CDS encoding CBS domain-containing protein, encoding MVTAREIMTSPVETVTPDDDVSDVLTRLAKADFSGFPVVEDGAVVGIVTETDLVDLFQPSNRRLWIPVGFPPFVETLTYSVDLSWSDLDVGVDLVKNAGKPIRDVMITDVVTVSPEDSVESVIDHLADPDRDINRLPVVEDDQLVGIISREDVLRTLSERGVSV
- a CDS encoding reverse transcriptase-like protein, yielding MAAYGRPSLRDLFDESPTPHIAHPPRTHHRDFYVATDGSLRDDGGGLGVVIETRDGERVDRLSLDHTVSDNNVAEYRALHLGLDVLADRTPSDARVGVLVDHDQLASNVNAAVLDACRSTAPSPHQLVIPPATTHHWRGIRARINGFDEIRAARIASADNPAHPLANAPGEYGHVNDGPDRCIRPDPISSSDRPIPPPSRSDRGASD
- a CDS encoding SPFH domain-containing protein translates to MFALVPLQLLGGGLALVGLIILAVAVAVVWQMVVITDATEKKALTVLGEYRKLLEPGIAFVPPFVSNTHTFDMRTQTLDVPRQEAITRDNSPVTADAVVYIKVMDAKKAYLQVDDYKRAVSNLAQTTLRAVLGDMELDDTLNKRQEINAKIRKELDEPTDEWGIRVESVEVREVNPSKDVQQAMEQQTSAERRRRAMILEAQGERRSAVEQAQGEKQSNIIRAQGEKQSQILEAQGDAISTVLRAKSAESMGERAVIERGMETLEEIGKGESTKFVLPQELTSLVGRYGKHLTGSDTKTDGHELEGMEFDKATREMLGLDDIEEILGQIDQEAEVDVEEMEEQAQAVKQGADDTEIKDPDEVIDEMDAEMPGSEEFNETGDGSDSDSTGN
- a CDS encoding NfeD family protein, translating into MVEWLGFGLSTLLLLAGAGLVIAEAFVPGAHFIVLGIALLGAGLVGLALPGSLGAIATMFVLAVTVMLIGGAALYGYREFDIYGGKGTARTSDSDSLQGKTGRVTARVTETSGEVKLDEGGFNPNYQARALSGEIEEGTEIIVVDPGGGNVLTVENFEDLEEDEIDRELARERDDGDREPDPEVA
- a CDS encoding DUF7312 domain-containing protein yields the protein MADDESDWEFGADDMDESEGNGGDVVDDGDTSGEWRFSLSDLDDDQSAVEGNVFGSPTSDSEVIETGSPAFENVLFLIVGVLLALAFFLQFYLAGAGP